From the genome of Leptolyngbyaceae cyanobacterium, one region includes:
- a CDS encoding chloride channel protein: MHPNQQTTTDKKQFWTFLQLFGLVKRHPLMISRWVLRWAILGTVCGLFAALYWNILEMMIHALSNIQGLSLLIVMPSLGLFVGLVIHYLGNPGEIGVILDNIHLRGGRLNPRQNLPMILASLASISAGGSAGPEAPLVQVTGSFGTRFADYLKLQGEDLRTMSLAGMAAGFTALFGAPLGGAMFALEILHHQHIIEYYEALMPAIVSSCAAYLVFAAITRLGIAPTWHFPQNGLDNIDDFALAIFYGIIGAGAGWVFMTIFRGCDRAFAKLPGPIYFRTTIAGLGLAILAILFPLTRYFGHEELEIVIEHNSTAIFLFSLALAKMASISVTVTGGWRGGFIIPLFFTGACLGKAIALSIPGLNPALAMICTMAALNSAVTRTPVSTTLLLTKLTNFSPLTPILFASLIGFFLAPKVPFIHSQLKAQKSTGGNSLPPKLSPN; encoded by the coding sequence GTGCATCCAAACCAGCAAACTACGACCGATAAAAAGCAATTTTGGACATTTTTGCAGCTTTTTGGCTTAGTGAAACGCCATCCTTTAATGATTTCCCGTTGGGTTTTACGTTGGGCAATTCTCGGTACTGTTTGCGGTTTATTTGCGGCTTTGTACTGGAACATTCTAGAAATGATGATTCATGCCCTCAGTAATATTCAAGGGCTGAGTTTACTAATTGTCATGCCTTCTCTTGGATTGTTTGTCGGTTTGGTGATTCATTATCTAGGAAATCCCGGTGAAATTGGCGTTATTCTCGATAATATTCATTTGCGAGGCGGACGCTTAAATCCTCGTCAAAATCTGCCCATGATTTTGGCTTCATTAGCTAGTATATCCGCTGGCGGTAGTGCTGGGCCAGAAGCACCTTTAGTACAAGTAACTGGTTCCTTCGGTACGCGCTTTGCAGATTATTTGAAACTGCAAGGGGAAGACCTCAGAACGATGAGTTTGGCGGGGATGGCAGCGGGTTTTACTGCTTTGTTCGGTGCGCCCCTTGGCGGTGCGATGTTTGCTTTAGAAATTCTACATCACCAACATATTATCGAGTACTACGAAGCACTCATGCCAGCGATCGTTTCCAGTTGCGCTGCTTATCTAGTTTTTGCAGCAATCACTCGTTTGGGAATCGCACCAACTTGGCATTTTCCTCAAAATGGTTTAGATAATATTGATGATTTTGCCTTAGCGATTTTTTATGGAATAATTGGTGCAGGGGCAGGATGGGTTTTTATGACGATTTTTCGCGGATGCGATCGCGCTTTTGCCAAACTTCCCGGCCCGATTTATTTTCGCACTACAATTGCTGGGTTAGGATTGGCTATTTTAGCAATTTTATTTCCCCTCACTCGTTATTTCGGACATGAAGAATTAGAAATCGTCATCGAGCATAATTCTACTGCCATTTTCTTATTTTCTTTAGCTTTGGCAAAAATGGCATCGATTAGCGTTACCGTGACGGGCGGATGGCGCGGTGGATTTATCATTCCCCTATTTTTTACTGGGGCTTGTCTTGGCAAAGCGATCGCCCTTTCCATTCCCGGCTTAAATCCAGCCTTAGCAATGATTTGTACGATGGCTGCCCTCAACTCAGCCGTTACTCGTACCCCAGTTAGTACCACTTTATTACTGACAAAATTAACTAATTTCAGTCCGTTAACGCCGATCCTTTTTGCGAGTTTAATCGGATTCTTTCTCGCTCCCAAAGTACCCTTCATTCACTCTCAATTGAAAGCCCAGAAATCCACGGGAGGCAACTCATTGCCTCCCAAATTATCACCAAATTAA